The following are encoded in a window of Shewanella psychrotolerans genomic DNA:
- the fdh3B gene encoding formate dehydrogenase FDH3 subunit beta: MAVMKFLCDTKRCIECNGCVTACKNENDSALEWGIQRRRVVTINDGQPGEASISVACMHCTDAPCQAVCPANCFYKTEDGLTLHNKDTCIGCGYCLYACPFGAPQFPKQGAFGSRGKMDKCTFCAGGPEETFSDAERQKYGANRLAEGKLPMCAELCSTKALLAGDAEVVSSIYRERIAARGNPNAIWGYTPKTGV; the protein is encoded by the coding sequence ATGGCAGTCATGAAATTTCTATGTGACACCAAACGCTGCATCGAGTGTAACGGTTGCGTCACAGCATGTAAGAACGAAAACGATTCCGCTCTCGAGTGGGGTATTCAACGTCGCCGCGTAGTGACCATCAATGATGGTCAGCCAGGTGAAGCATCTATCTCAGTGGCGTGTATGCACTGTACCGATGCCCCTTGCCAAGCCGTTTGCCCTGCAAACTGTTTCTACAAGACTGAAGACGGTTTAACGCTACACAACAAAGATACTTGTATCGGTTGTGGTTACTGCCTCTATGCTTGCCCATTTGGCGCACCTCAGTTCCCTAAACAGGGTGCATTTGGTAGCCGCGGTAAGATGGATAAGTGTACTTTCTGTGCCGGTGGCCCAGAAGAGACCTTCTCCGATGCAGAACGTCAGAAGTATGGTGCTAACCGCCTTGCCGAAGGTAAGTTGCCAATGTGTGCCGAACTTTGTTCGACTAAGGCACTGCTGGCTGGTGATGCAGAAGTCGTTTCAAGCATCTACCGTGAGCGTATTGCCGCACGTGGTAACCCTAATGCAATCTGGGGTTACACCCCTAAGACTGGCGTTTAA
- a CDS encoding molybdopterin-dependent oxidoreductase, translated as MKLTRKTNEAATAGKPSLGISRRQFMKHAGITTGGIAAASLLGTGMMRRAEAKDIPHDAPIEIKRTVCSACAVGCGLYAEVQNGVWTGQEPAFDHPFNAGGHCAKGAALREHGHGEKRLKYPMKLVDGKWKKLSWEQAFNEVGDKMQSIRQESGPDSLYFMGSAKFSNEGCYMYRKFAAMWGTNNVDHSARICHSTTVAGVANTWGYGAQTNSFNDIQNANAIFFIGSNPAEAHPVAMQHILIAKEKNNAKIIVVDPRYSRTAAHSDLHCALRPGTDIPFIYGMLWHIFENGWEDKAFIEQRVFEMESIREEVKKFPPKEVANITGCSEEEVYQAAKLMAENRPGTVIWCMGGTQHHVGNANTRAYCILQLALGNMGVSGGGTNIFRGHDNVQGATDLGLLFDNLPGYYGLSSGAWAHWSHVWELDINWVKGRFDQNEYLGRVPMNTPGIPCSRWHDGVLETPEKLAQKDRVRMAFFWGQSVNTETRQRDVREALDKMDTVVVVDPFPTMAGVMHNRKDGVYLLPAATQFETEGSVSNSGRSQQWREKVIEPLFESKTDIEIMYRLSQKLGFDKEFTKRIAKDAKDMLVIEDITREINRGMWTIGMSGQSPERLKLHTQNWGTFSNKTLEAEGGPAKGETYGLPWPCWGTPEQKHPGTQILYNTSKHVLQGGGNFRARYGVEYQGKNILAEGSFSKGSEIQDGYPEFTDKMLKQLGWWDDLTAEEKAEAEGKNWKTDLSGGIQRVAMKHGCIPFGNAKARCIVWTFPDQVPVHREPLYTPRRDLVSKYPTYDDMQVHRLPTLYKSIQQNDTAAKYPLGLTSGRLVEYEGGGEESRSNPWLAELQQEMFVEINPGDAADRGIRNGDTVWLEGAEGGRIKIKAMVTPRVKPGVTWMPYHFAGVMHGESLENNYPEGTVPYVIGESANTALTYGYDPVTQMQETKASLCQITKA; from the coding sequence ATGAAGTTAACGCGCAAAACAAATGAGGCAGCAACCGCGGGTAAGCCAAGTTTAGGCATCAGCCGTCGTCAATTTATGAAGCACGCAGGTATCACCACTGGTGGCATCGCTGCAGCCTCTCTTCTCGGTACCGGCATGATGCGCCGTGCCGAAGCGAAAGATATTCCACATGACGCACCTATTGAGATTAAGCGCACCGTATGTAGTGCCTGTGCGGTCGGTTGTGGTCTATACGCTGAAGTACAAAATGGTGTTTGGACTGGTCAAGAGCCAGCATTCGATCACCCATTCAATGCTGGTGGTCACTGTGCCAAAGGCGCAGCACTGCGTGAACATGGTCACGGCGAGAAGCGTCTTAAGTACCCAATGAAGCTGGTTGACGGTAAGTGGAAAAAATTGTCTTGGGAGCAGGCTTTCAATGAAGTCGGTGACAAGATGCAAAGCATTCGTCAGGAGTCGGGTCCAGATTCACTTTATTTTATGGGTAGTGCTAAGTTTTCTAACGAAGGCTGCTACATGTACCGTAAGTTTGCGGCCATGTGGGGCACCAATAACGTCGACCACTCGGCACGTATCTGTCACTCTACCACTGTAGCTGGTGTTGCTAACACTTGGGGTTACGGTGCGCAAACTAACTCGTTTAACGACATTCAGAATGCGAACGCGATCTTCTTTATCGGTTCAAACCCTGCCGAGGCACACCCAGTTGCCATGCAGCATATTCTGATCGCGAAAGAGAAGAACAACGCTAAGATCATCGTTGTTGACCCACGTTACTCTCGCACTGCAGCACACTCTGATCTGCATTGTGCTCTGCGTCCAGGTACCGATATTCCATTCATCTACGGTATGTTGTGGCATATCTTTGAAAATGGTTGGGAAGATAAGGCCTTTATCGAGCAGCGCGTGTTCGAAATGGAATCTATTCGTGAAGAAGTGAAGAAGTTCCCACCTAAAGAAGTGGCTAACATCACTGGTTGTAGCGAAGAAGAAGTTTACCAAGCGGCTAAGCTGATGGCTGAAAACCGTCCAGGTACTGTTATTTGGTGTATGGGTGGTACTCAGCACCACGTCGGTAACGCTAACACTCGTGCCTACTGTATCCTTCAGTTAGCCTTGGGTAACATGGGTGTATCTGGCGGTGGTACTAACATCTTCCGTGGTCACGATAACGTACAGGGTGCAACTGACTTAGGTCTGCTGTTCGATAACCTTCCTGGTTACTACGGTTTGAGCTCTGGCGCCTGGGCGCACTGGAGTCATGTATGGGAGCTCGACATAAACTGGGTTAAGGGTCGCTTCGACCAAAACGAATACCTAGGTCGTGTACCAATGAACACTCCTGGTATTCCGTGTTCTCGTTGGCACGATGGCGTACTGGAAACACCAGAAAAATTAGCGCAGAAAGATCGTGTGCGTATGGCGTTCTTCTGGGGACAGTCTGTCAACACAGAAACGCGTCAGCGTGATGTGCGTGAAGCGCTAGATAAGATGGACACAGTGGTTGTTGTGGATCCATTCCCAACCATGGCTGGTGTGATGCATAACCGTAAAGATGGTGTGTATCTATTACCTGCGGCAACACAGTTTGAAACTGAAGGTTCTGTGTCTAACTCTGGTCGTAGCCAGCAGTGGCGTGAAAAAGTTATCGAGCCATTGTTTGAGTCTAAGACAGATATCGAAATCATGTATCGTCTGTCGCAAAAATTAGGCTTCGATAAAGAGTTCACTAAACGTATCGCCAAAGATGCTAAAGATATGCTGGTCATTGAAGATATTACTCGCGAAATCAACCGCGGTATGTGGACCATTGGTATGTCTGGTCAAAGCCCAGAGCGTTTGAAGCTGCACACCCAAAACTGGGGCACTTTCAGCAACAAGACACTAGAGGCAGAAGGCGGCCCTGCGAAAGGTGAAACCTACGGTCTTCCTTGGCCATGTTGGGGAACGCCTGAGCAGAAACACCCTGGTACACAGATCCTTTACAACACAAGCAAGCACGTATTGCAAGGTGGTGGTAACTTCCGTGCACGCTATGGTGTTGAATACCAAGGTAAGAACATCTTGGCCGAAGGCAGCTTCTCCAAGGGCAGCGAAATCCAAGACGGTTACCCAGAGTTCACCGACAAGATGCTTAAGCAACTTGGCTGGTGGGATGACCTGACTGCTGAAGAGAAAGCGGAAGCGGAAGGCAAGAACTGGAAGACCGACCTTTCAGGTGGTATCCAGCGTGTGGCCATGAAGCACGGTTGTATTCCATTTGGTAACGCCAAAGCGCGTTGTATCGTGTGGACTTTCCCTGATCAAGTGCCTGTACACCGTGAGCCGCTGTATACACCACGTCGTGATCTTGTGTCTAAGTACCCAACATACGATGACATGCAAGTTCACCGTCTACCGACGCTGTATAAGTCAATCCAGCAGAATGACACGGCTGCTAAGTACCCACTCGGTTTGACTTCTGGCCGTCTGGTTGAGTACGAAGGTGGTGGTGAAGAATCGCGTTCTAACCCATGGCTGGCTGAGCTACAACAAGAGATGTTTGTTGAGATCAACCCAGGTGATGCGGCAGATCGTGGCATTCGCAACGGTGACACTGTATGGCTGGAAGGCGCTGAAGGCGGCCGCATCAAGATCAAGGCGATGGTGACACCTCGTGTGAAACCAGGCGTGACTTGGATGCCATATCACTTTGCGGGTGTTATGCACGGTGAGAGCTTAGAGAA
- a CDS encoding formate dehydrogenase subunit gamma: MLLKSLRSLFTVLLLPLVLAMGLGLSTAAVAVDEQTSQQMANTSDADLWRAVKSGDKGYTTAQGAEGGVMINVSAIEGTNIKNEFLTPVMALAVVGVFGAFLFFYLVNGASKLSHGFSGKMVLRWTKADLWIHWVLAISCMALIFTGLNIMLGKHVLQPYVGTGIWASLIYGSKTIHDYVGPLFIVAWALCVVKWMPMQTFKLYDLKWFLVVGGYINFGPFKGKHPDSGFANAGEKMWFWTLTLFGLFIAVSGIMLVMPGLDLPREASMAALLIHGLSAIIIIAFTIVHIWMATVLSEGGMECMKSGYCDENWAIQHHNLWYDEIKENGTLTYKE; the protein is encoded by the coding sequence ATGTTATTAAAATCACTGCGCAGCCTATTCACTGTGTTGTTATTGCCATTGGTCTTGGCGATGGGCTTAGGGTTGAGTACGGCGGCGGTTGCGGTCGATGAGCAAACCAGTCAACAAATGGCAAACACCAGCGATGCCGATCTATGGCGAGCTGTGAAGTCTGGAGACAAGGGATACACTACGGCACAAGGTGCTGAGGGTGGAGTCATGATTAATGTTTCGGCTATTGAAGGCACAAACATTAAGAATGAATTTCTTACGCCCGTTATGGCACTGGCCGTGGTCGGTGTTTTTGGTGCTTTCTTGTTCTTCTATCTGGTTAACGGAGCCTCTAAGTTAAGCCATGGTTTCTCGGGCAAGATGGTTCTGCGCTGGACTAAGGCCGATCTTTGGATTCACTGGGTACTGGCTATCTCATGCATGGCGTTGATCTTTACTGGTCTCAACATCATGCTGGGTAAACATGTATTACAGCCTTATGTCGGTACAGGTATTTGGGCATCGCTCATCTATGGCAGCAAGACCATTCACGACTATGTGGGTCCGCTGTTCATCGTCGCCTGGGCTTTATGTGTGGTTAAATGGATGCCGATGCAGACATTTAAATTGTATGACCTTAAGTGGTTCCTGGTTGTAGGTGGTTACATCAACTTCGGTCCATTCAAGGGTAAGCATCCAGACAGCGGCTTTGCCAACGCGGGTGAGAAGATGTGGTTCTGGACACTAACACTATTCGGACTCTTTATTGCTGTCTCGGGTATTATGTTGGTTATGCCAGGTCTAGATCTGCCACGTGAAGCGTCGATGGCGGCACTTCTGATCCATGGGCTGAGCGCCATCATCATCATCGCCTTTACTATCGTCCACATCTGGATGGCGACAGTATTGAGTGAAGGTGGTATGGAGTGTATGAAGTCGGGTTACTGTGATGAGAACTGGGCTATTCAGCACCATAACCTTTGGTATGATGAGATCAAAGAAAACGGTACACTGACCTACAAAGAGTAG
- a CDS encoding twin-arginine translocation signal domain-containing protein: MKKQQPDLNRRSLLKALTIGGTAGVAIAASGVSVAHATENKSQEKHTEGYHETAHIRSYYNSLRS, translated from the coding sequence ATGAAGAAGCAACAGCCCGATCTGAATCGCAGATCTTTGCTGAAAGCACTCACCATTGGTGGTACGGCCGGTGTGGCCATTGCCGCCAGCGGTGTGAGTGTTGCTCATGCAACAGAGAATAAATCTCAAGAAAAACATACCGAAGGCTACCATGAAACTGCACATATCCGCAGTTATTACAATAGCTTGCGTAGCTAA